The stretch of DNA TTGCTTACTGGGTCTTGGCCGACGCGGCCAAGAAGGCGGATAAGCCGGTCTACTTCTTCTCGCTCAACAACCTCCACGACACGGTCAGCTGGGACCCGGTGCTAGGAACACCGGCCTACGCGGTCGATACGACGGTCGCTTCGTCAGGCGTCGCCACGGGTCTTGAGCTGCTGCACGGCTCGGGCTACGGGCGTTCGTTCTACGGCCGGCTTAACCAACGCGAGGTGGACTCCGCCTTCGACAACCTGATCGCCGCCAAGGGGAGGCTCCCCTCCTTCCCGGAGCTTGTCCGCGAGCTGAGCCGGATGGGGGAAGCGAGCCGCAACGCCAAGCACGTGAGCGAAGCATTCCTCGCCGCCGAACGCCTGCTCCGTTACGACGCCCTGACCGGCAAACGCCCGCGCAAGCTCGACCTCGGCCAAGCGATCGACGAGGGGGCGGTCATCTACTTCTACCTGCCGACGGCGCTGCGTGAGGAGGCTTCCCGCTCGGTCGCCTCGATGCTCATGCGCGCCGTGATGGCCCAGTGCGAGCACCGCTGCGAGGAGGGGCTCCCCAAACGCTACGTTCACCTCGGAGTCGATGAGTACCCGCAGGTCGCCGCCTCCCGTGGCGCCGTCGATAGCGCGATGGTGCTCGCTAGGAAGTGGTCGCTCACTATCTGGGCTATTTTTCAGGACGACACGCAGCTCGTCACCCCCGAAGGAGACCTTCGCTCGATTATCCGCAGCCAGTGCCAACGCATCTTGTTCGCCCGCGAGTCGGAGGAAGAGATCAAGGAACTCCGCGAACGGAGCCGCGATGTGCTGCGAGACGACACGAGCCAGTCCCTGCGTGGTCTCTCTCACTCCACCTCCGTTCGGCAAGTGCTCGAACCGGCGATAAGCCGCAACGACGTGCTCGAACTCTCCGGCGTCGCGATGCGGGCCTACGCCGTGCTCCGACTGGGCGACAAGCACCGCGATCCGATCCCCTTCACGATCATCCCCCCCACGGCCTCGCCCGCCGAACACGACCTTCTTAAGCGCAAGAAGCTCCCCCGCTATACGCCCGCAAGTGGCGCAGCGCCGGCCGAGCCAACAACCGACCCCCTCACCCTTCGGCAGGCCGAGCGACGCAAGCGGCTGCAAGACCTGCACCATCAGGTACGGGTCGAGTTGTCGTGGCGGCTGCGGAGCGACTCCCCCTCGTCGTCGGAGGGCGCCGTATGACCCCTCGCCACCAGTACGCCGCATGCGCCCGCTGCACGGTCAAGCTGTTCGCCCCCCAACCGGTCGATGCGTGTCCGCGGTGCGGCTGGCCAATGCTCGCCGCGTCCGACGTGCGACCGCCGTGGGATGGTCGGGCGGCGCGCGGTGGCGGTCGAAGCATTCTAAGTCCGCGCCACAGCGCGCGTTGCGACTTGCGCGCTGCGCTCGACGACCAGAAAGACGGTTCCCCGCCCATGCGACCCGAAGCACAAGCCCTCATCGAAACGCTTGCGAGACGTTGCCGTGTGCTTACCATCCATCAGGCCGCCGCGGCGTTCTACGGCGGTCGGCGGCGGCCGGTCGAGTCGGCTTACAGCGCGGTGCAAACCCTCCAGAAGCACGGCCTGGTGAGCACGTTGCGGGGCAGCCTCGGCGTTGTTGACCCCGTGGCGCCGCTGCTGCGTTGGGGGTTGACCGATGGTAAGCCCAACCTAGCCACCATCGCCTGGGCAAACGAGCGACGTTGGCGAGACGCCAAGCCGCGACCGACGCTCTGCGTGTTCGCGACCGACAAAGGACGGCTCGCGTTTGGCGGCGCCTGCCGCCCGTCCCGCGACCATGAGCGGGAGCACGACTTGGCGGTTGCGGCGGTCTACCTGCAACTGCTCGGTAGCGTCGGTGTCGCCGCGTGGCGCCACGAAGACGCCTTCCCGCCCCGTGCGGGCGAGCGTCCCGACGCGACTTATGAGCGCGATGGCGAAACGGTCACCGTCGAGGTGCTCGGCCGCGGCTACACGCGACAGAAGATCGAAGCGGTCTGGCGGGCCTACCGCGATGGCCCGCTCGAACTCTGGTGAGGTGTTTTATCCGGCTCTGTGAGGCGCGCTCACCGACCGGCATAACGCGTGCGGGCTTCCAGGACTTCTTGACCGTGGTCGAGTCGTTCCTTGCGCCCGCCAATATTAAGAGGACTGACTATGAGCACAAACCAAGGAAAAAAGCGAACCCCACACCCCCGTGTGCGGCTTCTGTTGATGGCGTTTGGAGTCGGCGACGTTCTTATCGGACTCGCCCGGCTGCCCGACGAGCTGATGCGTGAAGCGGTTCTTGGGGTGGGGCGGCTGCTCGCACAGTGCCTCCCCTGGTGACTGGGCCGCGGCCTGGTCGCTTCCCCTACTCCCCATCGTCCCAAGTCACTGCGGTGGCTTGGGCGACGGGGCCCTACGGGGGGACGAGAACCCTCACAACGTCTTCTTCGTGAGACACAACGCACCACAACCGAGCCTGAGTAACGCCGGACACCAGTCGGTCGTTTGGACTTGGTGGTAACGACCGCCCGCGGAGCGTCGGGCAACCCCTTCCCCCAAAAGCCAAACTCGCAACTACCCCAAACCGACAGGAGGAGCGTCACGCCGCTGGAGGCGCCCCCCACCCTTCGCTGACCAACGACCCCATGCCGATTCCGCCCAACGAGCGATTCACGACGCCTCTCGGCGCCCTACCTGAACGAGAAATCCTTACGATGCCCCCGAAGCCGAAACCGACCCGTATCCGCTGGATGTCGATGCCGCTGAACGACACAAACGCTGAGCGTCAACCCGACCGCGTCGTCATCGACGGCGTGCTGACGCTCTTCGACTCGGGCGCCGTGGTGATCGGCAACCGCTGGTTCCGCGGCAACTGGTTGCTTGGCCGTTGGGGCGCCGAGCCGATCGACTACACCTTCCCCGGCGGCCACGCGCATCGGGACCGTCACAGCCAGCGGCTCGTGGTCCGCACGGGCGGCCCCAACCGGCAGGCGCTGGTGTACGAGTTCTCGGGGCTAACGCCTTTACTGGCCGGAGCGTGGCGCCGCTGCGTGCCGCAGTACCTCTAGCCCGATCCGCTAACCAAGGAGTTTTGTTCGGTGACGCCCGTGTTGGTTTTTCTGCCTGTCGCGTTCTCGCTCTTGTCTCCCCAAGCCTTGGCCCTTTGCGTTCTTACGTCTGGGGCGAGGGAGTTGGGCAAGGCGGCCGCCTCCCCTCGGTGGACTACGGGCCGCCAAAAGGACAGAACGCTTATGACCAGACAACCAACCGCTTCACGACTCCGGGTGCTCCGAACGGGGGACCCGCAGTCGATGTTTCACTACCACAACCCCAAGGAGATCCTTGAGCGACTGGGGCCGCCGTGGCGGCTCTTGTCGTCGTCCGCCAAGACCGAAAAGTCCCGCGGCGTGGGGGTGCTCTCGCGGGTGCTCTATCTCACGCCCGGGGTCTTCTGCCCCCGGGCGACGGAGGGTTGCCTCCGGGTCTGCCTGGGGCATGCGTCGGGGCGGATGACGATGCTGCAATCGGCCAACGCCCGCGACCGCCGCACGGCGCTCTACGCCGAAGACCAGGAGCACTTCCTGGACCTTCTTCGCTGCGACTTGCGGCTGCTCAGGGAAGACGCGCGACGGGAAGGGATGACTCCCGCCGTTCGGCTCAACGGAACAAGCGACATCCCGTGGGAGACTTTGCATGGTGAACTGTTTGCCGAATTCGATGACCTCGAATTCTACGACTACACCAAAGTCCCCTCGCGGGTCCGCCAGTTCCTCTTGGGCCGACGGGGCCTATCCGACTTCCCGGCCAACTACCACCTCACGTTTTCGCACAGCGAGACCAACGCGGCCGAGGCCCGTTCTCTGCTGGACGAGGGCGCCGGGGTGGCGGTCGTCTTCTGGCCGAGTCTGCCCGAGACCTACGGGACTTTCCCCGTGGTCGACGCTGACAAGCACGACGCGCGGTTCCTCGACGACGAGCAAGTTCCCACAAGGGGCGGCTACATCGTGGGGCTCCGCGCCAAGGGGATCGCCCGGGAAGACCTCTCGGGGTTTGTGGTGCAACGGGCCGGCGAGCCGGTCTACCTGAAACGAGGCGCAGCGGCGTGACCGAACCGGGGGAGGGATTTCTGCTAAGGGGCTCCCTCCCCCACCTTTCAACTAATCCCTGCAAGCAACAGGAGCGTAACGACAAGCCCCTCAAATTTCGGCAACGGACCAAGTTTGTTTCTGGCGGTCTCTCTTCCGACCCCGCTTCAAGCGGACGCCCTCCGGATCACGCCCGACCAGAGCGATTCGTGACCGTCCAGTGAGGGGTGGGCTTGTCACCCCCGAAGCGAGCGCCGCGTAACGCGGCCTCGTCTCCCTTTTGAACCAACCCCAACAGAGTTTTCGGTAAGCCCCTCCGCCGTCGCCCTCGCCTCGGCCCTTCACCTCCGGCTGAGGGCCGTGGCGAGGGCAGAGGCGCGAGGGGCGGCGTCCCCTCTGTCGAGCCCGAGCGGAGGTTCGGTACGACTTCCAACCCAATCGTTAATGAACACGGTCCGCGCAACCGCCGAGAAGCTAGGCGTTTCTGAGAAGACCGTACGCGGATTGATTCAGGCCGGGCGTATAGAGCACCACCGGGTCGGCTTGGGACGCGGGGTCATCCGCATCACCGATCAGGCCATCTCCGACTATTTGCAGAGCACTCGGGTCGGCCTCTCTGAATCGAGTGCTTCCGACCGCCAACCCCGTCAACGGCTCAAGCACCTCAAGCTCTAGCCGTCGCCCGCTTGGCTTCGGCCAGCATGAACTTCGGGTTCTTTGAGACGTGCTGGTAGGTCTTCGCGAGCGTCGAGGGGTCCGAATGCCCCATCAGTTCCGCCACCGTCACCGAATTGACACCCCGCTGCAACGCGTTGGTCGCCCACGTATGTCGAAGAGCGTACAGCGAGTACCGGGGGACGAGCGTGGCCGCCAACCGCTTGGTGAGCTTCTGACGCGCCTCGGTCCGAAGCTCGGCTGGCCGCTTCTCCCGCAGCACGCCCTTCTCCATCTTCGTCTTCTTGAGCGTCTGGACAAACGCCTCGACCTCGTCGTCCGGCACGGTGACGCCCCGCTCGGCCATCACCGCCTTGCCCATCCGCTGACGAATCCGGTCGAATGCGCAGTTGACCGTGTCGGCTGTCCAAGGTCTGCCGCTGCTGTTGCAAAACAGATTCCCTACGGGGTGGCTGAGCATCAGCTTGCGGGTGATGAAGAGCGCCTCGTCGGTCAGGTAGACGACCCGGGCACACCGCTCGCCTTTCGTCTCGCTCGCCGGGATGATCCAGCGCTGGTTCTCCAGGTCAACGTGGCTCGCCCGGACGATGAGCGATTCCTGGGGGCGACAGCCGGTTTCCCAAGTCACCGTGATGAGGTCCTTGAGCGAGTCGGGGCTCGCGAACCGGAGCAGTTCGATGTACTCGGCGTCGGTCAGGCAGACCTCGCGGCTCTCGGCCCCCGGGAGTTCCAGGTCTTCGATGGGGTTCGTGTCGATGTAGCCCATCTTCTTGGCCCACCGCACGCACCGCTTGACGGCCCGCATGTGGTTCCGCCGCGAGTTCTTCGAGAGGTGACCGTAGCCGTCGACCCACTTCTGGACATGGAACGGCCTGAGCTGGTCGATGCGGAGGTTCGGGTGCAGCGAGCAGAACTTTTGCAGCAGGTCGCGGTAGAAGGCGAAAGTCGCCTCGGCGTTGTTCTTCGCGACGAAGTCCAGGAAGTCGTCGGCGGTCCCGGCAAACAACTTGCCGCTGACCTGACGCCGCTCTTTCGGCTGTGTCATCAGCCGATGGAACTCGGCGTACGCGTCGTCTTTGTCTGTGCCAAGCGCGTACTGCTTGCCCTCGATGGTGACCCACCACCCCCGGCCCTTGCGCAACCAGGGCTTCGGTTTCTTCGGCATCTCGCAAACCCTCCAGTCGGAAACTAGGTCCAACGGAGCGAACCGCAGGGTTTGCTTCAGCCGGGGGCTTGGGTGAGCGGCAACTCACCTGAGCCCCCATCCTATTGCCTGAGCAACGGGATACCGTGACAAATACCGTGACAACTCGAAAAGAGAAAAACGACCGTCGTCGTAAGTCTTTTGGTAGCAAGTGACCCCGGCTGGATTCGAACCAGCAACCTTCGGCTTCGGAGGCCGACGCGCTATCCAATTGCGCCACGGGGCCCGGGCGAGCCCTGTAGCGTATCCCCAGGGGCCGTTTGCCGCAACGCCCGGCACCACTCGCCGATTGAGGCGGCGGGCCTATAGTTCGACGTTGAACCCGCGCATCCGGACTTATTTCCCACACCATGCCCCTCCAGCCACCGCCGCCGACCGCCCCGCCCGTCGGACCCTACGAGGTCGAGGTCTTCTTCGACGGCGACTGCCCCCTCTGTCGCCGCGAAATCGCGATGATCCGGCGTTGGGACAAACGGGAGCGGGTCCGATTCACCGACATCGCCGATGCGGACTTCGACGCCGCCGCTTACGGGGTGACTCAGGACCGCCTGATGGCCGAGATCCACGGCCGCGACGCCCAAGGGAACTGGCTTGTCGGGGTCGAGGTGTTTCGGCGGCTGTACGCGGCGGTTGGCTGCGGCTGGATCGTCTCGGTGACGCGATGGCCGGTTATTCGCCCGGCTCTCGACGTCGCTTATCGCCTCTTTGCACGCCAGCGGTTGCGTCTCACGGGGCGTTGCGAAAAAGGCGTCTGCGAGACTCCGGCGGCGGGCCAAAACCGACGGGCTACTTGACGGGGCAGGGCGCTGGTGGCGATCCTCGACGGATCGGATGACTCGTCAGTCAGGGGCTCGACGCCGCTGGCGCCACAATCTGTCGGCAATTGCCCTTGTCGCTGCCCGTTCCCACTCTGAGTAGAACCGCCATGATGATCCTGCGCACCGCCGCCCTCGCCACGCTCGCCATCGCTTCGGTGGCGCCGGCCGTCGAGGTCGCTGAATTCGGAAAGACTCCCGGGGGAGAGATGACCCACGTTTACACGCTCGAGAACAAGAGCGGCATGAAGGTGAAACTGCTCGACCTCGGCGCCACGCTGATGGCCGCCGAAGTCCCCGACAAGGAAGGCAAGACGGCCGATGTGCTCTTCGGCTTCGACGACCCCGCCAAATACCTCAGCGATGACAACCAGTACTTCGGCAACGTCGTTGGTCGTTACGGCAACCGCATCGCTAAGGGTAAGTTCACGCTGGACGGCAAGGAGTACACGCTCGCCACGAACAACCCCCCCAATCATCTCCACGGCGGCGGCGACCGCGCGCTATCGAAGGTCGTCTGGAAGGGAGAGAAGTCGGACGCCGACAACTCGGTCACCTTCTCGTACACCAGCCCCGACGGCGAAGAGGGCTACCCCGGTGAGCTGAAGGCTCAGGTCACGTACACGCTCACCGATGACAACGCGGTGCGGATCGAGTACGAGGCGACCACCGACAAGCCGACGGTTCTCAACCTTACCAACCACGCTTACTTCAACCTCAGCGGGGCCGGCTCGCCGACGATCAACGACCACGTCGTGACGCTCTACGCCGACCACTACACGCCGGTTGACGACACGCTGATCACCACCGGCGAGATCGCCAAGGTGGAAGGCACGGCGCTCGACTTCCGCGAGCCGCACGCCATCGGCGATCGCGTCGATTCGTTCGGCGACGCCGAGGGCGCTGGCTACGACCACAACTTCGTGCTGAACAAGACGCCGTCCGACGTCGAGGGACTGCACAAGGCCGCGACCGTCAAGGACCCCAAGTCGGGCCGTGTGCTGACGGTCCTCACCGACCAGCCCGGCGTGCAGTTCTACGGCGGCAACTTCCTCAAGGGCCAGACCGGCAAGGACGGCAAGACCTACGCGCACCGCAGCGGCTTCTGCCTCGAAACCCAGCACTACCCCGACTCGCCGAACAAGCCCGACTTCCCGAGCGTCGTGCTGCGTCCCGGCGAGACGTACACGCATACTTGTGTGTACGCGTTCTCGGCGGAGTGAGGGACGCGGTTAGCGGTTAGCGGTTAGCTAAACGAAAAGGCCCGGGCAGTGCCCGGGCCTTTTTTTGATTCACCACAGAGACGCGGAGGGCACGGAAGGCACGGAGGACGCACCGAGGATTTCTCTCGGTGCTTTTCTCCGTGCTCTCCGTAGTTTCTTAAAAGACGATCGTTAGCAGTTAGAGCATGCTTCACTTGGCCGTAGCTTTTCTAGCCTCGCTCTGATCCACGGAGCAACGTGGAGACGTCTCGCGCAGAGACGCAGAGGCGCAGAGCTGGATGCCTTCAAGACTCACGCAAAGGCGCTAAGCCGCAAAGAACTTGTTGCTGTGCAATCGTTCGCAGCTGCGCTCATTTCTCAACGACTTTGTCCTTGCGCCTTGGCGGCTTTGCGTGAGTCTTCGCTGCCGACCCTCTGCGTCTCCGCGTCTCTGCGCGAGACGCTACGGCCAACTGAAGTACACTATAGTGGTGACCGCCCGATGACTTGCCCTGCCCGCCGTGGGCGTCTTCTGCGTTCTTCTCGTCTTTGGGCTTTCGTTCTCCGGCCATCGCTCCGCGGCCGCACTCACTCACGATCGGCAAGGTGCGGTCCGTTGTCCTGCGGCATCGCTGTGTGCCACTCCGTGACGGCGCGAACGAGACGTTCAACAACGCGGTTATTGTCCGAAGCTAGGTCGTTTGACTCGCCCGGGTCGGCGACGACGTCGTAGAGCTGCGGCTCGGAGCCGTCGTATTCGCACAGCAGCTTCCACTTGCCGGCGCGCACGGCGAGGTCCGGCAGGTCGCCCTTGCCGTAGAACGGGATCACGTCGCGGTCCGGCGGGCGGCGGAAGAAGATCGGCTGGCGACGCGACGCGTCCGACTCGCCGCGCAAGACCTCGACGAGCGGCTCGCCATCGGCTTCGGGCATCTTGTCGGCGCCGACGCCGGCGATCTCTAGCAAGGTTGGCGGCAGGTCGAAAGCGGCGAACACCGACTCGCGATTCACGGCGCCCTTCACGCCATCGCCCAGCAGGCCCGGCCCCCACACGACCAGCGGTGATCGGACACCGCCTTCGAAGAGCGTCGCCTTGCTGCCCCGCAGCGGGCCGTGGTCGCCGGTACGGGGCTCGCCGCCGTTGTCGCTGCAAACCAGCACGATCGTGTTGTCGCGCAACTTCTCATGATTGCGGATGAAGTCGAACAACTCACCGAGTTGCTGGTCCATCGCGTCGAGCACGCCGTGGAAGACCGCCTTGGGGCTGCCGTCGCCACGCAGGTCCTTCGGCGGGAAGAAGGGGGAGTGCACGTCGTCGGGCCAGACGTTGACGTAGAACGGCGCGTCGCGATGGACGGCCCCCTTGATGAACTGGATCGCCGACCGCGTAAACTCCTGCGTCACGTACGCACGGTCTCGCCAGATCACCGGCCCGCGACCCAACAGGTCCGACCCCAGCGCGTATCGCTGCGGCCCCTTGCCGTCGTGGGCGTTGTTGAGCGGTAGGATGCGGGCGCCGAGCCCCTCGAAGTTGGTGAGCGACTCCTCGTAGCCGTATTGCGTGATCAACGGCGCGTTGCGGACGTTGCGCTGGCCGCCGAGGTGCCACTTGCCGAAGTGCCCGCAGACGTAACCGTTCTCAGCGAGCGCCTTGGCGAGCGTCGGCGCCGCGGGGTCGAGCCAGTTGGCGATCTCCCGCCGCCGGTTCTGCTGGCGGTTGTCCAGATACGAGTTGATCCGCCACCGCTGCGGGTACTGACCCGTCGTGATCGCGCAGCGGCTCGGCGAGCAGATCGGCGCGTTGACGTAGAACTGCTCGAAACGGACGCCCTCGCTGGCCAGCCGGTCGATGTTCTCCGTCTCAGCGCCCGTGCCGCCGAAGCAGCTCAGGTCGCCCCACGCCATGTCGTCGACAAAGACCAGGACGATGTTGGGAGGTTGCGCGTGGCTCTTCTGCTGAGCGGCGTCGGCGCACGAGGCGCCGATCGCCGACAGCAGGATTCCTACTAAAAGCCGGAAGGTAAGCATCCGCTAGGCCGCCCCCATCAACGGTTTCGAGTC from Botrimarina mediterranea encodes:
- a CDS encoding tyrosine-type recombinase/integrase encodes the protein MPKKPKPWLRKGRGWWVTIEGKQYALGTDKDDAYAEFHRLMTQPKERRQVSGKLFAGTADDFLDFVAKNNAEATFAFYRDLLQKFCSLHPNLRIDQLRPFHVQKWVDGYGHLSKNSRRNHMRAVKRCVRWAKKMGYIDTNPIEDLELPGAESREVCLTDAEYIELLRFASPDSLKDLITVTWETGCRPQESLIVRASHVDLENQRWIIPASETKGERCARVVYLTDEALFITRKLMLSHPVGNLFCNSSGRPWTADTVNCAFDRIRQRMGKAVMAERGVTVPDDEVEAFVQTLKKTKMEKGVLREKRPAELRTEARQKLTKRLAATLVPRYSLYALRHTWATNALQRGVNSVTVAELMGHSDPSTLAKTYQHVSKNPKFMLAEAKRATARA
- a CDS encoding type IV secretory system conjugative DNA transfer family protein, with amino-acid sequence MIIAPPKPVPANHIRFGMTDTVPLDLLLDQLREKHFAIAGPTGQRKTLFALSVLKQFVALPEDVCVYVDLGGDPVAYWVLADAAKKADKPVYFFSLNNLHDTVSWDPVLGTPAYAVDTTVASSGVATGLELLHGSGYGRSFYGRLNQREVDSAFDNLIAAKGRLPSFPELVRELSRMGEASRNAKHVSEAFLAAERLLRYDALTGKRPRKLDLGQAIDEGAVIYFYLPTALREEASRSVASMLMRAVMAQCEHRCEEGLPKRYVHLGVDEYPQVAASRGAVDSAMVLARKWSLTIWAIFQDDTQLVTPEGDLRSIIRSQCQRILFARESEEEIKELRERSRDVLRDDTSQSLRGLSHSTSVRQVLEPAISRNDVLELSGVAMRAYAVLRLGDKHRDPIPFTIIPPTASPAEHDLLKRKKLPRYTPASGAAPAEPTTDPLTLRQAERRKRLQDLHHQVRVELSWRLRSDSPSSSEGAV
- a CDS encoding helix-turn-helix domain-containing protein; this encodes MNTVRATAEKLGVSEKTVRGLIQAGRIEHHRVGLGRGVIRITDQAISDYLQSTRVGLSESSASDRQPRQRLKHLKL
- a CDS encoding GP88 family protein, producing the protein MTRQPTASRLRVLRTGDPQSMFHYHNPKEILERLGPPWRLLSSSAKTEKSRGVGVLSRVLYLTPGVFCPRATEGCLRVCLGHASGRMTMLQSANARDRRTALYAEDQEHFLDLLRCDLRLLREDARREGMTPAVRLNGTSDIPWETLHGELFAEFDDLEFYDYTKVPSRVRQFLLGRRGLSDFPANYHLTFSHSETNAAEARSLLDEGAGVAVVFWPSLPETYGTFPVVDADKHDARFLDDEQVPTRGGYIVGLRAKGIAREDLSGFVVQRAGEPVYLKRGAAA
- a CDS encoding sulfatase-like hydrolase/transferase translates to MLTFRLLVGILLSAIGASCADAAQQKSHAQPPNIVLVFVDDMAWGDLSCFGGTGAETENIDRLASEGVRFEQFYVNAPICSPSRCAITTGQYPQRWRINSYLDNRQQNRRREIANWLDPAAPTLAKALAENGYVCGHFGKWHLGGQRNVRNAPLITQYGYEESLTNFEGLGARILPLNNAHDGKGPQRYALGSDLLGRGPVIWRDRAYVTQEFTRSAIQFIKGAVHRDAPFYVNVWPDDVHSPFFPPKDLRGDGSPKAVFHGVLDAMDQQLGELFDFIRNHEKLRDNTIVLVCSDNGGEPRTGDHGPLRGSKATLFEGGVRSPLVVWGPGLLGDGVKGAVNRESVFAAFDLPPTLLEIAGVGADKMPEADGEPLVEVLRGESDASRRQPIFFRRPPDRDVIPFYGKGDLPDLAVRAGKWKLLCEYDGSEPQLYDVVADPGESNDLASDNNRVVERLVRAVTEWHTAMPQDNGPHLADRE
- a CDS encoding aldose epimerase family protein, whose amino-acid sequence is MMILRTAALATLAIASVAPAVEVAEFGKTPGGEMTHVYTLENKSGMKVKLLDLGATLMAAEVPDKEGKTADVLFGFDDPAKYLSDDNQYFGNVVGRYGNRIAKGKFTLDGKEYTLATNNPPNHLHGGGDRALSKVVWKGEKSDADNSVTFSYTSPDGEEGYPGELKAQVTYTLTDDNAVRIEYEATTDKPTVLNLTNHAYFNLSGAGSPTINDHVVTLYADHYTPVDDTLITTGEIAKVEGTALDFREPHAIGDRVDSFGDAEGAGYDHNFVLNKTPSDVEGLHKAATVKDPKSGRVLTVLTDQPGVQFYGGNFLKGQTGKDGKTYAHRSGFCLETQHYPDSPNKPDFPSVVLRPGETYTHTCVYAFSAE
- a CDS encoding thiol-disulfide oxidoreductase DCC family protein, with the protein product MPLQPPPPTAPPVGPYEVEVFFDGDCPLCRREIAMIRRWDKRERVRFTDIADADFDAAAYGVTQDRLMAEIHGRDAQGNWLVGVEVFRRLYAAVGCGWIVSVTRWPVIRPALDVAYRLFARQRLRLTGRCEKGVCETPAAGQNRRAT